From a single Sporosarcina oncorhynchi genomic region:
- a CDS encoding globin-coupled sensor protein: protein MNFKWGKRTPATQTSTQSAVMQAVVDLQNYPELEKQMKLIDFTVGDVALLHTYQTTIKNRIDEVVTVFYNNVLAVPSLQTIIESRTNVDYLKKVLADYIVEMFDGRIDSKTISKKVKIASIHFSMGVEPKWYMGTFLQIQSALLRLITEGMREWEEKERAAAVLSKLINFEMQIVLEEYEKKHEELRVKQYDKVKFELKGKISAISEDLASLTEETSTSIEQVNENALSISSSIHSNVVSVSDIQSFAVLGNEKVQELEKQMAFIDGSTEKMEGLVGSLKVSSNEIIEIIVMVKQIAEQTNLLALNASIEAARAGEAGLGFAVVAQEVRNLAEQSKVSVEQITGLVRTSTGLTDQAVGTIGEVRKSVSLGMLGSKESQQKFQKILKAVEENDRHIHLIEDEVESLVEVIREIGEDTKKVAVTADNLHQTAIQL, encoded by the coding sequence ATGAACTTCAAATGGGGCAAACGTACACCTGCCACGCAAACTAGTACCCAATCAGCAGTCATGCAAGCAGTAGTCGATTTGCAAAACTATCCTGAGCTTGAAAAACAGATGAAGCTGATTGATTTTACCGTCGGAGATGTAGCATTGCTTCATACATATCAAACGACTATTAAAAACAGAATCGATGAGGTTGTGACCGTCTTTTATAACAATGTGCTCGCCGTTCCTTCATTACAAACCATCATTGAGAGTCGGACGAATGTCGACTATTTAAAAAAAGTATTAGCCGATTATATTGTGGAAATGTTTGATGGAAGAATTGACTCGAAGACAATTAGTAAAAAAGTGAAAATAGCAAGTATCCATTTTAGTATGGGTGTCGAACCGAAATGGTATATGGGTACATTTTTGCAAATTCAATCCGCTCTTCTCCGTTTGATAACCGAGGGCATGAGGGAATGGGAAGAGAAAGAACGTGCAGCAGCTGTCCTGTCCAAACTCATCAACTTCGAAATGCAAATCGTATTGGAAGAGTACGAGAAGAAACATGAAGAGTTGCGTGTAAAACAATATGATAAAGTAAAATTTGAATTGAAGGGCAAGATTTCCGCAATCAGCGAAGACTTAGCTTCATTGACAGAAGAAACGAGTACATCTATCGAACAAGTGAATGAGAATGCATTAAGTATAAGTTCAAGTATCCACTCCAATGTGGTGAGCGTCAGTGATATCCAGTCATTCGCAGTACTGGGCAATGAAAAAGTGCAGGAACTTGAAAAACAAATGGCCTTCATTGACGGTAGCACTGAAAAGATGGAAGGCCTAGTCGGTAGCTTGAAAGTTTCATCAAATGAAATCATTGAGATCATCGTCATGGTGAAGCAAATTGCTGAACAGACGAACCTATTGGCGCTCAATGCTTCAATCGAGGCAGCACGCGCGGGTGAAGCGGGTCTGGGCTTTGCGGTTGTCGCGCAGGAAGTACGGAACTTGGCAGAACAGTCTAAGGTATCCGTTGAGCAGATTACAGGTCTTGTTCGTACATCGACCGGTTTGACCGACCAGGCTGTGGGCACAATTGGCGAAGTGCGCAAAAGTGTTTCACTCGGCATGCTTGGTTCCAAGGAATCCCAACAGAAGTTCCAGAAAATCCTGAAAGCCGTCGAAGAAAATGATCGACATATTCATTTAATTGAAGACGAAGTGGAAAGTCTT
- a CDS encoding MerR family transcriptional regulator, with protein MTSSNTNGRYYIQQVSDMTGLSKQVIRKWEERYSLVQPDRLDNGYRIYSKKDINLLLHVKMLSEQGMPIRQAVKMVDETEVINQPLQNEVPVRQKHLNEFVLQLLEKGSRCDEKELMITLQQANHELGLASFLKDIVIPFLQEVGNRWEKNQWDEYQESVSSLIVRDFLVQIRRNYQYRADAPLIMAACLPNELHEVPLHILLLQFMLKGWRTFLIGAYPAPGSIEALIQKMNPQVVVLSATTTLPFEKDPLLLTTLDAFASIHPDITFYLGGKGAMEYASTKTLNNIHLTDDIHDIINGSTANI; from the coding sequence TTGACATCATCCAACACAAATGGACGATATTATATACAACAAGTGTCAGATATGACCGGTCTTTCTAAACAGGTCATACGCAAATGGGAGGAACGTTATTCCCTTGTCCAGCCTGATCGATTGGATAATGGTTACCGAATATACAGCAAAAAGGATATCAATTTGCTACTTCATGTCAAAATGCTGTCCGAGCAAGGTATGCCGATCCGTCAAGCCGTCAAGATGGTTGATGAGACCGAGGTAATCAATCAGCCCTTACAAAACGAAGTGCCTGTACGCCAGAAGCATCTGAATGAATTTGTTCTGCAATTACTTGAAAAAGGTAGTCGCTGCGATGAAAAAGAACTGATGATCACGCTTCAGCAGGCAAATCATGAATTGGGCTTAGCAAGCTTTCTGAAAGACATCGTTATCCCTTTCCTACAAGAAGTGGGAAACCGTTGGGAAAAAAATCAATGGGATGAGTATCAGGAGTCTGTCTCCAGCCTGATTGTACGAGACTTCCTCGTTCAAATCCGTCGGAATTACCAATACCGGGCAGATGCTCCTCTTATTATGGCGGCTTGCTTGCCTAATGAATTGCATGAAGTGCCATTGCATATTTTGTTGCTGCAATTCATGCTCAAAGGGTGGAGAACGTTTCTGATTGGCGCCTACCCTGCACCAGGTTCAATCGAAGCACTCATTCAGAAAATGAATCCCCAAGTCGTCGTTCTTTCTGCAACGACAACATTACCATTTGAAAAAGACCCACTCTTACTGACTACCCTGGATGCTTTCGCTAGTATTCATCCAGATATTACGTTTTACCTAGGTGGTAAAGGTGCAATGGAATACGCTTCTACCAAAACATTGAACAACATTCATTTGACAGATGACATACACGATATAATAAACGGCTCTACTGCTAACATATAG
- a CDS encoding thiol-disulfide oxidoreductase DCC family protein, with the protein MKRIILFDGECNFCNSSVQFIIKRDPAAHFLFTSLQSEAGEKYVKQYHIPDDVDSIVLIEKGKAYTKSSAALHIAKKLDGLWHLLFLFILVPKKIRDGAYDYFARNRYRWFGKTEGACMLPSPEERKRFI; encoded by the coding sequence ATGAAACGTATCATCTTATTTGACGGAGAATGCAACTTTTGCAACTCCAGTGTACAATTCATCATTAAACGCGATCCCGCCGCCCATTTTCTTTTCACTTCCTTGCAAAGTGAGGCTGGTGAGAAATACGTGAAACAATACCATATTCCAGATGATGTCGATAGTATTGTTTTGATTGAAAAAGGCAAAGCCTATACAAAGTCTTCCGCCGCACTGCATATCGCAAAGAAACTGGACGGCCTGTGGCATCTCCTCTTTCTATTCATACTCGTGCCAAAGAAAATCCGTGACGGCGCCTATGATTATTTTGCGCGCAACCGTTATCGTTGGTTTGGAAAGACTGAAGGAGCGTGTATGTTACCTAGCCCTGAAGAACGGAAAAGGTTCATATGA
- a CDS encoding DUF779 domain-containing protein — translation MLECVLATDAALELIEQLKVKHGPLMFHQSGGCCDGSSPMCYPDGDLIIGDQDVLLGRIGDVPFYMHKNQYDYWKHTQLIIDVVDGRGGMFSLEGVEGKRFLTRSRAFTTEENEKIKQVFEA, via the coding sequence ATGCTAGAGTGTGTTCTTGCTACAGATGCAGCACTTGAGTTAATTGAACAGTTGAAAGTGAAGCACGGTCCTTTAATGTTTCACCAATCGGGTGGCTGCTGCGATGGTTCCTCGCCAATGTGTTATCCCGATGGCGACCTGATTATCGGGGATCAGGACGTCTTGCTTGGCCGAATCGGTGACGTTCCATTTTACATGCATAAAAACCAATATGACTATTGGAAACATACACAACTGATCATTGACGTTGTGGATGGAAGAGGAGGGATGTTTTCCTTGGAAGGTGTAGAAGGAAAACGCTTCCTAACAAGATCCCGTGCTTTTACAACCGAAGAGAATGAAAAGATCAAACAAGTATTTGAGGCATAA